The Diceros bicornis minor isolate mBicDic1 chromosome 31, mDicBic1.mat.cur, whole genome shotgun sequence genomic sequence caggaggAGACAGATCCTAAGTGGGCAGTGACAATATAGGGCCATCAGTGCTGTGAGCGGGAAGCCTAGGGGGCTACGGGAGCCACGGGCTCCTGACGACTGGGGGGGATGGAGGGTGGTCAGTGCCCTCTGGGGAAGCACTCTTGCTCATCCTGCAAAGCTCAGTCAGCTCAAGGGTCACCTCCAAGAAGCATTCCCTGCTCCCCATCCTCTGCTGTGATCTGCGGCCCTTGGAGGCCCTGCTGTGCCTGTGCCTGCTTGGCATCTGCCTCCCACCCACCCCAGATGTGTCTGATGCCCTGCGTCCTCAGCGCTGAGGATGAGGCCAGCACAGAGCGGGCTCGATGGGTGTTTGTTGACTGAACAATTGGTCATCATGGGTTTTAAACAGGAAAGTGCAGGGTCCTGGGGACAGCAAATGGCAGCTACTGCCTCCTTCTGTTCTTCATACCTGTCACAGTCAGGGGATGGGGATGAGGGGTCTGGGTGAGCCTGAGAGGGCATAAAGATGGCAGAGTTGGCATCTCAGGCAGAGCAGGGCCAAAGCCTGTGAGGCCAATGGCTGGGCAGGGGTGTTAACACCCATTACTGCTGCCTTGGTTCTAATGGCTCCTTGGGCTGGGCGTCTCCCTTATGTGCCTCCATGCTGGGAACCAGGCCCCCAGGATGAGAACCAGCACCCAAGACCAGAGATAAATGAGAAAAAGCTGGCTTTCTAAGGGTTGCATGTGGataggagagagggaaagggaggagggatcTGATCctgggattcattcattcacgtgCTCACTgcctcatttcttcattcattaggAATCTTCCCAAAGCTGTGAGGCCTCATTTTGCTGCGCCCCTTCCCCTACCCCAGATAGTTAGCCAAGGGACACCCCTATTTAGAAAAAAGAATGGTGCTGCCTTTACTAAAATGCAGTAGACAGACCATCCACAGAGGGGTAACTGGCTCCCTGGTTCTAGATCCTAGCTATGTGGCCCTGGTCTTGGGCCATGTGTGACCTATGACAAAGGCCCCGTGTCAGCCCTCAGAGCTGGAGGTCCCTGTGTGGGCACCAAAGGGCGTCTATTATAAAACCTGACTCTTGTGGTGGGGGTTGTGGAAATTTGGGGGAGGAGGAACTGAGGTGTGGGACTGGGTGGCCTTCCTCTTtgatcctctccttccctcccttgaatgtgagctccatgaggccAGGAGATTTGGGTCATTTTTCCATTAGTGCTGTGTCCctggtgcctagcacagagcctggtcaACAGTGgccactcagtaaacatttgctgaatgaatgaatgaacttacCCACTGGCTCACTCATTTGTGCATTCATTTGCTCATCCTGCAGCTCCTGGCTGGCACCCAGTGAGGGCTGGGCTCAGGGCCCAGGGGGCTCACTGCCTTGGTAGAAGAGAGACACCAACCAAGATAAGGCCTTGTGAGCCAGTGCAGAGGGGATGAGAGCAGGGAAAGTCGTTAGGGTCCCAGAGGTCAGGAGAGGCATTCTGAGGCGGCAACTCCGAGTGGCAGGCACACCCAAGCCTAACAGTGCAAAGATGGAGGCTCAGGTCCAAGTTTGAGTTGCCAACTGGGCATCCAATCGTCCCCCTCTGggcctctgggcctcatttctgaGTGGCAGCAACAATTCCTTTGAGTGGAATGACCCTTTGTGGAGCACCTACGACCCTGGCTGGCACGGAGCAGGTGTTCAGATGGTCGGTCCTTAATGCTCTACTCTGGGGGCAAAGAGCCCAGACAGTCTTGGAGTCAGAGggacttgagttcaaatcctgtccTTACCACTCTGGCTGTGCCTGGACAAATCTCAGCCTctgtcatctgtgaaatggggtgttAACGGCACCGCTTCCCTGGCTTGGCAGGAGGATTACATGAGGTGCACGCTGCTGCCTGGAATGGTTAGATCTTGATAATCGAGAGCTATTATTCTGGgctagccccggtggcctagtggttaagttcattgcACTCTGATTCAGTGGCTCAGGGCCGGGGACCCGGctcccagatgcagacctacaccactcgtctgttagtggccatgctgtggtggcagctcacatacaaaaagaggaagattgacagcagatgttagctcagggcaaatcttcagcaaacaaaacaaaccaaataaagagctattatttttactattttttaatagctttattgagatataattcacacaccataaaattcacttttagagtgtacaattcagtggtttttagtgtatttgcATAATTGTGCAACCGATACCATTATCTAATttcagagcattttcatcacccaaaagaAATCCCGTACCAATTAGTAGTCACTCCCCCGTCCCCCTTCCCCCTGCAAACACTAATCTAGTTTGTCTCTCAGATTCTCCTATTCTGGATGTGTCATATAAGTGGACTATggggccttttgtgtctggcttctttcacctagtgtagtattttcaagattcatccatgttgtagcacacatcagtacttcattcctttttatggctgaataatactctgtTGTAtccccacattttatttatccattcatcacgaCGGACATTAGATTGTCTCTACATTTTGGTTCTTGTGAATAGTGTTGCTATGAACAGTTTGTACAGAtattttgtgtggacacatgttttcaattcccctgggtacatacctaggagtgaaattgctgggtcatgtggtaacatTTTGAGgacctgccagactgttttccaaagcggctGCACCATCTTACGTTGCCACCCACGGTGTATgagcgttccaatttctccatatcctcgccaacacttgttattgtctgtctttttggctCTAAAGAGTTATTATTTTTAGCCTCCTCGCCCCTGCGGCTGGAAAGGATTTGGGGATGGGGGAGGCGCTTTCCGGTCCACTCTGAACCCGGAGGGCTCACCTCGGGACCCATCCCACGTCCCCTCCTCGGCATTCCCCCTCCCCGGCCCGGCTGCGTTGGGGGCGATCGTGAGGATAAACACGGGTGGAAAGGGAAGGGAGGGCTCGGCAGTTCCCGCACGCCATCTGCCTCCAGACGGAGAACCTTGCACACGCGGCCCTTTCCCGTCTGGCCCCGCCCTGAGACGTGGGCAGGGAGAGGCCCCGCCCCTTCCTGGGAGCCAGCTCCGCCCAAACCCCTCCCCCAAGGGCGCGCCCTCCGCTTGGGGGCGGAGGCAGAAACCCTGGGGGCGGAGGGGGCCGCGGGTGGGAGGTGGCCGGGAAGGCGCTGGCACAGGACCTTGGAGTCCTGTACGCCCGAGTTCAGCGCTGCCCGCCTTCTAAGGGGCTTCCATTCATTCTGGGCCAAAAGAGAACTACCGCCCCCGCCCCCAAACTGTTCTAGCCCCGCAATCGGAGGGCTCGGGGGAGGCTGTCCTGGAGTGAAGGGACCACTTGGCTGAAGACAGACAGCcctggggatggaggagagaagggacagagATGGACAGTTCTGGGCCGGGGAGCGTCTCGTCCTCAAGCGAGGGTCTGGGGACCCTGAATGAAGTTTTGGTATTTCCAGAGTGACTTTCTGGGCGCAGAGAATAAAATTCTGGAGAGCGTAGGGTGAGGATCTGGAGGCCCCGAGATTAGGTGGGGTCTAGGTGCACAGGATGACATTCTGGGAAGCGCACAAAGAGTCTGGGGGCTCCAGCGTTAAGATGCGGATGCACAGGATGGAATTCTGGGGGCTCAAATTAGACAGAAATCTAGGCGCGCAGGATGAcactctgaggtgctgaaagtgAGGGCCTGGGGGCTCCCAGATGAGTCTGAGGGCCTGGCATCAGGACCAATACCCCCAGGATCGAGCGCTAGAAGACCCTGGCCCTGCGCCGGGAGCCGGCTCCGGGCGGCGCCGCGGGGGACCGGGTGGGGGCCTGCGGCCGGCCGGGGGCGGAGAAGCGGGGGGTCGGGGTCCCTCCCCCTGGCGCGGGCTCAGGAATCCGCCGAGGGGCGGGCGGAGGCGCCGGGGTGGGCCGCGccgcggcgggcgggcgggcggggggcgCTTCCTGGGGCCGCGCGTCCAGGGAGCTGCGCCGTCCGCCCGTCCGTCTGCCCGCAGGCACTGCCCGAGCCAGCCGAGCCGCCGGAGCCGCCGGCCGCGGGGGCGTCGCGGGCCCAAGTGAGTGGCTGTCCGTGGGGGGAGGGCAAGGGCCGGAGTCTCGGCCGAGTCGGCGTCAGCGAGGAGGCGAGAGGCCGCGCTCCTCGGCCCGCGCCGCTGGGGgaccgggcgggggcggggcggcccCGGGCGGGTGGGCCCCGTACCCCGGCCTGCGAGAGGAGTTGGCCCTCGGCTCTGGGAGCTCCGGGGCCCCAAGCACGGTCCCGAGCGGGAGGCGGCTGGGGCCAGGGCTCAGGGTTCTGGTACAGGGAATGGGGGGTGCCGTGGCAGAGGGGCCCTGACCCCCGCCCaccacctcccagccccaggaTGCTCCCCTTCGCCTCCTGCCTCCCCGGGTCTCTACTGCTCTGGGCGCTGCTGCTGTTGCTCTTGGGGGCAGCCTCTCCCCAGGATTCGGAGGAGCCTGACAGCTACACGGTGGGGACCGGGCCACTGGCCTGGGATGGGCTGGGCAGGGACACAGAGACCAGGATCCTGGGGTGGCTGCTGCTGGGGAAGAGTCTCCCCTCCCCTGGTTGGTGGAGCAGCTGGGGCCATTGTTTGGAGCAGGCCGGGAGGGTGGCCAGGCTCAGGCCCTGGTCTTGGCCTGGTCCCTTGGAGGGGACCACGGTGACCACTGCACCTCTGGTCCCCTTGTAGGAATGCACAGATGGTTATGAGTGGGACCCGGACAGCCAGCACTGCCGGGGTGAGTGTGCCTGGGGGACTGACGCACCCCCAGGAACCAGGAAGGGGATTGCAACCCCAACTCCAAGAGCTGCAGTAGAAGCCCAATGGCCTGTCCTCTGCGCAGCTCTGCTTGGCTGAAGCCAGCTCTGGTTCTCTGGGGACCAGCTCAGCTAGGGGTGGAGAAGCCAtccaggcccctccctcccagAGAAACCCAGgacaccctgcccccaccccttaATAGGCAAGAGAGCAACAGGGCACTGCCCAGGGGAGCTGGAGCTGGGTCCTGGACACCTTCTCAAAGCACTCTCCTATCCAGCTTTGTTTCCTCACATCCCCGGAGGGCAGTGTCCCAGGGAGCTGGGGTAAGGAGGCCTGCACATCACTCTTGGGCTGAGCCAGGGCCAGGACTTTGGGGAGGCATAGAGACCTTCTTAGGGGCAAGAGAATGGGGGTGACTGTGGGAACACGTGTCCCACCATCAGCCCCTGCAGGCCCTGGAGAGGGCTCCTGAGCAGGCAGTCTTAGTTTGTTGAGTAGAGAAGGAAGGCCCTGCCCGGGTCACACAGCTTAGAGAAGGCTGAGCTGGgctcctgcctcccacccctccACGGCCGGCCCAGGAGGCTGGCTGTGCCCAGCAGGCCCCTCTCTGCAGATGTCAATGAGTGCCTGACCATCCCGGAGGCCTGCAAGGGGGAGATGAAATGCATCAACCACTATGGGGGCTACTTGTGCCTGCCCCGCTCGGCTGCCGTCATCAACGACCTGCACGGCGAGGGACCCCCACCACCAGTGCCCCCTGCTCAACACCCCAACCCCTGCCTAGCAGGCTATGAGCCTGATGATCAGGAGAGGTGTGTGGGTGAGTGAGGGTCCCCCTGGCGCCCAGGCTTCCCGTCTTCCTGCCAAGTGTCTATCACTGCGTCTTAAAAACGCAGACCTCATGTTCCTCTCTTGCTCAGAAGCCTCCCCAGGGCCACCGGGATGACATCCAGACCCTCATCCAGATCCTCACTGGGTGTGGGGCCTGCCACAGGTGGCCCCAGCTCCTGtccccctgccccagccagcCTCTGAGACCCTCCCCATGACAGCTACAGGCACACTGCCAGAGCTCTGCCTCTCagcctctgccccctgcccccttctTAATCTGGACCCCACCCCTGGGCACCAGGGACCTTGGAGGAAGGCCCTGGAATCAGTGCTTCTGGGCATATGGGCAGGGTCTTATTTCCCATGCTTCTCTGGCACAGGGTCTCACAGGTTAGAGGTGCCTTTCCCGTTGGCTCCCAGGCTGGTAGACTGTTATTTGTGCTGTTGGGAGGGTCGAATCCATGTGTTCCCGTTTTGGGGGCCACCAGTCACCCACACGCCCATGTGAGTGGTACCTGACCTGTGTCCCCCCACGTTGAGGTGTCTGTTATATTGGGTGGTGCATGGGCTCCCAGGCAGGGGCTGAGTGGTGTCTCCTGCAGACGTGGACGAGTGTGCCCAGGACCTGCACGACTGCCGCCCCAGCCAGGAGTGCCATAACCTGCCTGGCTCCTACCAGTGCACCTGCCCCGACGGCTACCGCAAGATTGGGCCTGAATGTGTGGGTGAGCCTGAGGGGCACCTTTCTAGTTCCTGCTCTGTGCCCCTGGCCTGGCACTCACCCTGGCACCTGACCCCTATTCCAACTCATCCCAGGCTTCACCTCAGTCCCCGGCCACTTCTGCGTTCCAGTCCCCAGACACAGGACTGTATGGGGATACGCATGAGTCCTGGCTGACtcggcccagcccagccccccagaCACAGACAAAACTATGGGTGGTGAGGCCTTGAGTCCCAGCCAGCCTGGGCCCCACCTgacctcttccctctgccctcctTCCCCGCCTCCACCCCAGATATAGATGAGTGCCGCTACCGCTACTGCCAGCACCGCTGCGTGAACCTGCCTGGCTCTTTTCGCTGCCAGTGCGAGCCGGGCTTCCAGCTGGGGCCCAACAACCGCTCCTGTGTGGGTGAGGCTGGGCCGGGCCAGGCTCCTGGGTCCTGGGCAGTgtggtgtggggtgggggagctccCTTCCTGACCAGCCCAGGTGAAATGGGGGCTCCGGGCTGCTCCTCAGCTTTCACCCCCCCCTCTTTTTCCTGGCACCCCTAGATGTGAACGAATGTGACATGGGGGCTCCATGCGAGCAGCGCTGCTTCAACTCCTATGGGACCTTCCTGTGTCGCTGCCACCAGGGCTATGAGCTGCACCGGGATGGGTTCTCCtgcagtggtgagagctccaCCCCTGCCACGTGTTCCTCCATTGGTCCCCCAGGCCCTGCATCGTGCTGCACCTCCTGCCACACAGGCCTCCATTTGATGGCTCCATGTCCCGTCCGCTCTGCACCCCATGTACCTCCTGTGTACTCACCCCCAGCTGGTTCAGGGCACCTGCAGACCTGCCCACCTTAACTCTCAGCCTGgtggggaaggcacagagggaagCAGTTAGGTCCCCAGTGAGCTTCAGTGGGGAGACTGAGCAGGGATGTGGGTGCCCCCTCCCTGGGAGTCAGGCTGACCTGCATTCGAATCCTGGACCAGGGCCAGTCACTCTTCTCTCTCAGcctatttcttcttctgtaaaatgggttgtCTTGAGGATTAAGTGGGAAAATGACAAGAGACAGGCTTCATCAAGTCCCAAGCAGCACATCTTTCCAGTGAACTACCATCTACTGAGCGCCTGCCCTGTGCAGTGCGCTGCCCTGCCATACTTGTCCTCATTTAATCCTGCGAACAATCCTATGAGGCAAgtaggatttttttccttcctctgcaaaatgaggacGTTAATATCTCCCTCAAGTTTTGTTGGGAGgattacaaaaaaataataagcatAAAGCCCTTCAAtgaagagaggttaagtgacttgcccaaggtcacacatctggGGTGAGATGGGGCCAGGGCTCTGTCCCAGACTTCTAACTCGATGTCAACTGGCCATGTACCCTGTTTATGTTATGCTCTCCTGCCGAGTAAGGCCTGGCCCCATTGGTACCTGGTTCAGTGCTAGGCAGCATGGGGGAAACCAGAGGAGAAAACCTGGCTCCTGCCTGGGCAGCTCACAGTTGGCAGGAGGTGACTTGTGCTTGGGCTGATTGTGGGTTGCAGGAATTGGGCAAGTTATTGAAAACCAGAGCAGGCTGGGCCCTCCAGGCTCATCTAGTCTAACCCACTCATTTTATTGACAGGGAACTGAGGTTCCCCAAACTCAGTCGGTAGGATTTAAGCCACGCCTCTAGATTCCCAGTGCTTTCATTTAGCATCATCTTACAGTCCTGGGGCAAAAGAGGTCTGTGAGCTGGGCAGTCTGGGCAGACCTGTCTTTGAATCCTCTGTCCCCCTGCTGAGCTTTGCAGGGCTTGTCACATCCCCTCTGTCTTTCCACATTGAGCATAACATAGGGCTGGGCTCTCCGTAAACGTTTGTGGGGCTGAACTGAGAGGACTGCCCTTGGCCCAGAGTCCTCATCCCCACTCTCCCTCAGATATTGATGAGTGCAGCTACTCCAGTTACCTCTGCCAGTACCGCTGTGTCAACGAGCCAGGCCGCTTCTCCTGCCACTGTCCGCAGGGCTATCAGCTGCTGGCCACGCGCCTCTGCCAAGGTACAGGTTGCCCGAGTGGAGGGGACAGGGTGGTGTCGGGGGGCTGGTGATCTGACGTCTgggttccagcccctctcccgtGGCACAGACATTGACGAGTGCGAGTCGGGTGCGCACCAGTGCTCCGAGGCCCAAACTTGTGTCAACTTCCATGGGGGCTACCGTTGCGTGGACACCAACCGCTGCGTGGAGCCCTACGTCCAAGTGTCTGACAAGTGAGTCAAGTCGACGGCGAGCCCCCCATAAACTACAACTCCCAGAGGGCTCTGCGGCTGACGCGTCTATTTGGACTGGCGCGTGCCCCGAGGGCTGATGGGAGTTGTAGTCCTTCCTGACAATCACGCGAGCTCTTATAGCAGGAGTGGGAGGATCCTTTTGAGATCCCAGATTTGGGGGTGGGCCCAACTAGGGGGATGGGCTAGGACCTCGTTCATGTCCACATCTCGGGATCTCTAGTCGCTGCCTCTGTCCGGCCTCCAACCCGCTGTGCCGGGAGCAGCCCTCGTCCATCGTGCACCGCTACATGAGCATCACCTCCGAGCGGAGCGTGCCTGCCGACGTGTTCCAGATCCAAGCAACCTCCGTCTACCCCGGCGCCTACAATGCCTTTCAGATCCGTGCCGGAAACTCGCAGGGGGACTTCTACATTAGGGTAAGGCTTTCCCCTAACCCCTCTCTTTAACTGACATGCATAACCCAGAATTGAATTCCAGGAGACCTTAAGTGGGAGACGCGGCTATACCACCATGCCCCGCCTCTTCTCTCAAAGCCCCGCCCCCAGGAGGCGGAATTTCTGTAGAAAGGTAGGGTAAATTCCCTTGGTTCAGACTCCAGATTGTTACATGCTATTCTAACGAGGCACTTGGACACTGGGGTTTGAGCCTCTGCACTGGTTTCCGTATCTggcctcaatttcttccttttttttttttgtgaggaagatcggccctgagctaacatctgccagtcgtcctcttttttcctgaggaagactggccctgggctaacatccatgcccatcttcctccagtttatatgggaggccgccacagcatgtcttgacaagtggtgcgtcagtgcgcaccagggatccgaactggcgaaccccgggctgctgcagcgaagcgcccacacttaaccgcttgtgccactgggccggccctggcctCAATTTCTGTATCCGTAGAACAAGGGACTGGCATGAGAGGTCTTCCGAGGTAACAGACACAGCAGAGTCTGGGAAGGGCAAGCAAGTGGAGCCGGGCcttggagagagagaggcagtggGCCGGGATCTGCGAGTCCAGCTCCCTACTGGTGGAGGTGTTAGGAGGGAGGGGTCCACGTATGACTCACAGGGAGAGGGTGCACAGGTCTGTCTGGGATCAGggcttgttttctctttttgaaatgCAAGAGGAGTCAGCCTGCTCCTGGTCGCCAAAGGCCCCACCACTCCCAAGAGTCTCACACTTGGCCCTGAATCATCAGTTGACTATGCCTAGACAAAAGAAGACCTAGCTGGAAAGAGTGGGAAGAGCACCAGTAGGGGATTTCTAAGGGCAGGAGCCTGGGTGCAGGAGAGATGAGCTGTCAAGGAGCTGTCATCAGATGAGCTGTCATCACAGAGCTGGATGAGAGCCTGGGGTCACACCCCCGCCAGGGCTGTCTCTCCACTTCCTAGCCAACTGGTTGTGCGTGCGAGACATGGGACAGGGAGGTGACGCAGGGGTAGGGTCCTGGGTGGGTAGGTTGACTCAATCTACATGCCCCCCTTCCACTGTGTCCTGCAGCAAATCAACAATGTCAGCGCCATGCTGGTCCTCGCCCGGCCCGTGACAGGCCCCCGGGAGTACGTGCTGGACCTCGAGATGGTCACCATGAACTCCCTCATGAGCTACCGGGCCAGCTCTGTACTGAGACTCACCGTCTTCGTGGGGGCCTACACCTTCTGAGGAGTGGGGGGAGCCCTCAGGGAGGGGGAGGTTCCCTGTAGCCGAGGGGCCTGGGGCTCAGGGATGCCTGCGTTCTGCTAAAAGGGAAGATGCTGTTGTGAAGggtagagagagaaaggcaataaagggagaaagaaggagTCCTGGTGGCTGAGGGGGGTGGGTGACACTGTAGTGAACCCCAGACTGGGGGAGGGGCCAGGCTTGTGGGAGGCAGGCCAAGTCTACCTAAAGTGGGGGGGGGCTCTCTGCTCAGGCTGAGGGAGCCCTGTTGACAGGAGCTGGGAGCTGCATCCCCATGGCTGGGATTGATCTACGTGCCATAAGCATTAGAATCtcctggagaagggaggaggtaatgtagtccccaggccccagcacAGAAATGTAGGTTTGGCTGGTTTACAGGGAGCCTGAGAAACCCCACTGTAGACAGTGCCAGGAGGCCCTGGGTTTCACTCCTAGCTAGGCCTCAGACTATCAATTTGGACAAACCCTACTAGCTACCTGGGCATCAGTTTTCCAATCCATAAAATGGGGCAATTGGACTGttagtgcttttcaaacttttcttttcCAAGCTACAGAACCTTTTATCAAAGGGAATTTTATTTGATCAGGGGACCTTCTGATGACATAAACtggattcaaagttgcaatgcTTCACTGACGCCGTCTCCCTGGCAATCTCATTGCTCCACCAGGGTACCCAAAATCCCAAGGAGCTCAGTTTAAAAACCAAGGGAACCAGTGGTCTCCCCAGTTCCTGCCTGGATATTTTACAAGGCCCCTGGGGCCTGGTGTCTCCTCCATaacacagaaggctgcagacacTTAGATTTTTATTGTAGCCTCAAAGATTCTGGTTAAAAGGCTGGCTAGCCTGGGAAGATGAGAGCTGGGGTCTGTCTCGTGGCATAGCTCAGGTCAGGGGGCCGTGGGTGCAGTAGAGCTGGGACAAGGTCCTGCTCAGAGCAGGCCCCAGATTCCTGCacggagagagaggcaggggaggGTCAGGCCCCAGGCCACAACAGCCCTGGCCCTGGCCACTCCCTCTGAGTTCTGTCTCTTGCCCTCACCTCTGCAGACGGCCACACTTGATGGTGCTCAGCAGCATCTCCTGTTCCTTGGGGGTGGCACAGGCGTCATAGGCGGCCAgtaggctgggggtggggtggggtgtttGAGTTTTTAAGGCTTGACAATGGCTGGCAGCTGGCCCACTCTGAGCAGCTGGGGCCAGTGTCATGGGAGACAGGCAGGAAGGGGCAGCATGGGTTACAGGAGTCAGGACCACTGCCGTACTTCCTGAGCCTGGCAGTCAAGGCCCTGCTCCATCCCGCTTGCCCTCCCTTCCTGCAGGAGCACTGGGGCAGAGCCAGCAAAGGCTCCAAAAGCTCCCTGCATGAGAGGTTCTCCAAGTCTGGCATTTCTTGGCCCAGTCTTCATGGCCCaaccccctcctccaggaagccttccctgctgCACCAGGTGgaatgtctccctccctccctcctgtagTCTCCCTTAATGCCTGAGATACTGTCTGGTCCTGGCTGGCTTTGTCTTCCTCACCCCCTGACTTCCATGAACTCCCTGGGGTTCAGCTGGGTCTCCCCATCTCTGGGTCTGCACAGCCCTCAAAGCTCCACAAAGCATTGATTGAGCTGAGTGTCACACAgggagggcaggggcagaggaACCCTAAGAGGCTCTGGGGGGCCTACCTGGCGGGGGTGCTGTACCGATCCACCAGGGCTGCTGCCTTCTCCCCACTCACTCCGCGCACCTGCATCAGCTGCCGGGCGAACACCTCCCGCACTGACTGGGCCTGGGGTCAGGGAGCACTGTATCAGGAGTGGTCGGGGGCCGGACCACATAACGAGGAGTTAGGCAGAGGCTGTACCTTGTTCTTCATGGCTCCCGCGTTGAAGTCATTGAAGGTGAGGAGTGAGCAGAGAGGGTTTGGGGAGGGCCCGGCCCCTGATTCAGGGTCCCCTGGGGTTCCCCAGGGGCGACTGCGTAATGTGTGGCCCTGAGGGAAGAGGGGACTGAGGCCAGGCCAGAGCTCTAGGGGACAACCCCCAGCCAGTCCTTGCCTGATCCTAGGCCTCAGCGGGCCAGCCTGAGGAATCGGGACCTCACTCACCTCACCTTCCTTGGGGGTGCACAGGGCCCAGGTAAGAGGCCAGGGCCTGAAAGGTACACCTGCTCACCTGGTAGAGTCTCTGCAGGCCCCGTGTCAGGAGGGCCAGGTAGGCAGCTGACTCCTTAATGTCCGCTGTGCGCTTCACGAAGAAGCCATCAATGACCTGGGAAGAGGAcccaagagagggaaggaggctcCTGGGCAGAGCCACAGACCACGGGGTCCCTGCCAGCCTGGCCTGCCCGCCCGCTCACCTGAGTGTTGGTGACAGCCTGCAGCAGCGTGCTCTCAGGGAGGCTGAGGTTGTGCACTGAGCCATGCTCCTCCACCAGGTATACCCGGCGTCCCAGACCACAGCGCTTCAGCCGGAACTGGGGAGGTGGACAGAGGGGCGGGGAGGGTCAGCCTGGATGCCCA encodes the following:
- the EFEMP2 gene encoding EGF-containing fibulin-like extracellular matrix protein 2, which codes for MLPFASCLPGSLLLWALLLLLLGAASPQDSEEPDSYTECTDGYEWDPDSQHCRDVNECLTIPEACKGEMKCINHYGGYLCLPRSAAVINDLHGEGPPPPVPPAQHPNPCLAGYEPDDQERCVDVDECAQDLHDCRPSQECHNLPGSYQCTCPDGYRKIGPECVDIDECRYRYCQHRCVNLPGSFRCQCEPGFQLGPNNRSCVDVNECDMGAPCEQRCFNSYGTFLCRCHQGYELHRDGFSCSDIDECSYSSYLCQYRCVNEPGRFSCHCPQGYQLLATRLCQDIDECESGAHQCSEAQTCVNFHGGYRCVDTNRCVEPYVQVSDNRCLCPASNPLCREQPSSIVHRYMSITSERSVPADVFQIQATSVYPGAYNAFQIRAGNSQGDFYIRQINNVSAMLVLARPVTGPREYVLDLEMVTMNSLMSYRASSVLRLTVFVGAYTF